A window of Fretibacterium sp. OH1220_COT-178 contains these coding sequences:
- the rpmB gene encoding 50S ribosomal protein L28 has translation MAKVCQCCGRGPVTGNAVSHSNRHTRRRWLVNLQSVRIDAGDGATFKVRVCTKCLKSGFVRRAASVA, from the coding sequence ATGGCAAAGGTCTGTCAGTGCTGCGGGCGCGGTCCCGTAACGGGGAATGCGGTCAGCCACTCGAATCGGCACACGCGCCGCCGTTGGCTGGTCAATCTTCAGAGCGTCCGAATCGACGCGGGCGACGGAGCGACCTTCAAGGTTCGCGTCTGCACGAAGTGTCTGAAATCCGGATTTGTCAGGAGAGCGGCCAGCGTCGCCTGA
- a CDS encoding Glu/Leu/Phe/Val family dehydrogenase: protein MSATRRTATNVLLDTALKNFYGAAEEMGLKDKLISILSHSERRLEVSVPVEMDDGSVQVFKGYRVQHSTALGPAKGGIRFHPDVDADECEALAMLMTWKCSLAGIPYGGGKGGISCDPLVLSVKEKERMSRAFAARIAPIVGTWQDVPAPDVNTGGQEMVWFMDTIGKMRGQVEPGIFTGKPILYWGSKGRNEATGRGVATCGLELMKVLGKNPEDMRVSIQGFGNVGSYTAKTLADAGAKVVAISDITGTYYSPKGIDLKKAFAQIQSHPKKLLEGFTCEGCEKLGISDVLFVDCDFLFPCALDGVLNDKTADKVKAKYVVEGANGPVTPDGDKILADKGVMLVPDFLANSGGVIGSYFEWAQNLQGFFWTEEEYNNRLIHIMKGNFKRVWDYAQAKNVKMRRAAFMTAIQRVADVEELRGIFL, encoded by the coding sequence ATGTCTGCAACGAGAAGGACGGCTACTAATGTGTTGCTGGATACCGCGCTGAAAAATTTTTATGGTGCGGCGGAGGAGATGGGCCTCAAAGATAAGCTGATTTCCATTTTAAGCCACTCCGAGCGCAGGCTTGAGGTCTCCGTTCCGGTCGAGATGGACGACGGTTCCGTTCAGGTGTTCAAGGGGTACAGGGTTCAACATTCCACGGCGCTTGGCCCGGCCAAGGGCGGAATTCGCTTCCATCCCGACGTTGACGCAGATGAATGCGAGGCGCTGGCTATGCTGATGACCTGGAAGTGCTCTTTGGCGGGCATTCCCTATGGCGGTGGCAAAGGAGGGATCAGCTGCGACCCTCTGGTCCTCTCCGTGAAGGAGAAGGAGCGTATGTCTCGGGCTTTTGCGGCTCGGATCGCTCCGATCGTGGGCACCTGGCAGGATGTTCCGGCCCCGGATGTCAACACCGGCGGTCAGGAAATGGTCTGGTTTATGGACACGATCGGCAAGATGCGTGGGCAGGTCGAGCCCGGTATCTTTACCGGCAAGCCGATTTTGTATTGGGGCTCGAAGGGGCGCAATGAGGCTACAGGGCGTGGAGTCGCCACCTGTGGACTGGAATTGATGAAGGTCCTGGGCAAGAATCCCGAGGATATGCGAGTGTCCATTCAGGGCTTCGGCAACGTCGGTAGCTATACGGCGAAGACGCTTGCGGATGCGGGCGCAAAAGTTGTTGCCATCAGTGATATCACGGGAACCTATTATTCTCCCAAGGGCATCGATCTCAAGAAGGCCTTCGCACAGATTCAGTCCCATCCCAAGAAGCTGCTGGAGGGTTTTACCTGCGAGGGCTGCGAGAAACTGGGAATCTCGGATGTTCTTTTCGTGGATTGCGACTTCCTGTTCCCCTGCGCGCTCGATGGCGTTCTGAACGACAAGACGGCGGACAAGGTGAAGGCCAAGTACGTGGTCGAGGGAGCCAATGGCCCTGTAACGCCCGATGGCGACAAAATCCTTGCGGACAAGGGCGTGATGCTCGTCCCTGACTTTCTGGCAAATTCCGGCGGCGTTATCGGCTCCTATTTCGAGTGGGCGCAGAACCTGCAGGGGTTCTTCTGGACGGAGGAGGAGTACAACAACCGCTTGATCCACATCATGAAGGGCAACTTCAAGCGAGTCTGGGACTATGCACAGGCCAAGAACGTCAAGATGCGTCGTGCCGCTTTTATGACCGCCATTCAGCGGGTGGCCGACGTGGAAGAGTTGCGCGGCATTTTCCTGTAG
- the gpt gene encoding xanthine phosphoribosyltransferase — MGSEERYHKTCSISWEKIHQDCKILASRLHGIRKWERIVGIARGGLIPSAIIARELSIKLVDTVCISSYTLRTQGKPNILKDIQSPSGGRDWLIIDDLVDTGKTSQVVRSLLPNAYFATVYAKPEGRPFVDTFIMEVSQDTWILFPWDAEYTYSKPLVEDA, encoded by the coding sequence ATGGGTTCCGAAGAGCGCTATCACAAGACCTGCTCCATATCCTGGGAAAAGATTCATCAGGATTGCAAGATTCTGGCTTCGCGGCTTCACGGGATAAGGAAGTGGGAGCGCATCGTGGGGATCGCGAGGGGCGGTCTCATCCCTTCGGCAATCATCGCACGGGAGCTCAGCATCAAACTTGTGGACACGGTCTGCATTTCGAGCTACACGCTCAGGACCCAGGGAAAGCCCAACATTTTGAAGGACATCCAATCGCCCAGCGGCGGCAGAGACTGGCTGATCATCGATGACCTGGTCGATACCGGCAAGACCTCCCAGGTGGTTCGTTCCCTGCTGCCCAACGCCTACTTTGCCACGGTCTACGCCAAACCCGAGGGACGTCCTTTCGTGGATACCTTTATCATGGAGGTTTCTCAGGATACCTGGATCCTCTTCCCTTGGGATGCGGAGTACACCTACAGCAAACCTTTGGTCGAAGACGCGTGA
- the xseB gene encoding exodeoxyribonuclease VII small subunit codes for MSFGRNLERLDEVLKQLESEPMSLDEALDVFEQGVSLVRENRELLMRAEQRVKILTREGEEPYDGAQIAGENEN; via the coding sequence TTGTCCTTCGGCAGAAATCTGGAGCGCCTGGATGAGGTGCTGAAACAGCTGGAGTCCGAACCGATGTCCCTGGATGAGGCGTTGGATGTTTTTGAACAGGGCGTATCTCTGGTTCGGGAAAATCGAGAGCTTCTGATGCGAGCGGAACAAAGGGTGAAGATCCTGACTCGCGAGGGGGAGGAGCCCTATGACGGGGCTCAAATCGCGGGTGAAAATGAAAACTAA
- a CDS encoding BMP family ABC transporter substrate-binding protein: MKKRGLFIFMLCVFLAAGAAVAAEPIPLEKINPSYIYIGPVGDGGWTYMQDAGREKTDKDFPGLKSTIVESVPEGPAVVPVLEKLVRQGKSKLIFACSFGYMDFVMDVAKKYPDVTFMHVSGYKRADNVGTLFGRMYQPRYLSGLVAGSMSKSGNIGYVAAHPIPEVIRMINAFTLGVRKVNPKATVKVIWLFSWFDPGKEKEAAKALIDAGCDVLGMHADTGAVAQACEEAKVYVVGYNNDMSKYAPTMHITAPIWNWEKMFAPIVQQVADGTWKSEAIWAGMKEGAVELAPFGPAVPEDVRKQVMDDQEKIVKGEWDVFTGPIKDQKGEVRVKEGESMSDSDIWSMNWFVEGVSGEIPR, from the coding sequence ATGAAAAAGCGAGGCCTGTTCATATTCATGTTGTGCGTTTTTCTGGCAGCGGGGGCCGCAGTGGCGGCCGAGCCTATCCCCCTTGAAAAAATCAACCCCAGTTACATCTATATCGGGCCGGTCGGAGACGGCGGCTGGACCTATATGCAGGATGCCGGGCGCGAGAAGACCGACAAGGACTTCCCCGGCCTGAAAAGCACGATAGTCGAGTCCGTCCCCGAGGGCCCGGCCGTCGTGCCGGTCCTGGAGAAGCTCGTTCGTCAGGGAAAATCCAAGCTGATCTTTGCCTGTTCTTTCGGATATATGGATTTTGTGATGGATGTCGCCAAAAAGTACCCGGACGTCACCTTCATGCACGTCTCCGGCTACAAGCGCGCCGACAACGTGGGAACGTTGTTCGGCCGCATGTATCAGCCCCGCTATCTTTCCGGGCTCGTTGCGGGAAGCATGAGCAAATCGGGCAACATCGGCTACGTCGCCGCGCACCCCATTCCCGAGGTCATCCGCATGATCAACGCTTTTACCTTGGGCGTCCGCAAGGTCAACCCCAAGGCTACGGTGAAGGTGATATGGCTGTTCTCCTGGTTCGATCCCGGCAAGGAGAAGGAGGCCGCAAAGGCCTTGATTGACGCCGGATGCGATGTCCTGGGCATGCATGCGGACACCGGCGCCGTAGCTCAGGCTTGCGAGGAGGCCAAGGTGTACGTCGTCGGCTACAACAACGACATGAGCAAGTACGCGCCCACGATGCACATCACCGCACCGATCTGGAATTGGGAGAAAATGTTTGCGCCCATCGTACAGCAGGTTGCGGATGGAACCTGGAAGTCCGAGGCGATCTGGGCGGGGATGAAGGAGGGGGCGGTGGAGCTCGCTCCGTTCGGCCCCGCGGTCCCCGAGGATGTCCGTAAGCAGGTGATGGACGATCAGGAGAAAATCGTAAAAGGGGAGTGGGACGTTTTCACGGGCCCGATCAAGGATCAGAAGGGCGAGGTTCGGGTCAAAGAGGGCGAGAGCATGTCCGATTCCGATATCTGGAGCATGAACTGGTTTGTGGAGGGAGTTTCCGGGGAAATTCCGAGGTGA